In the Staphylococcus condimenti genome, one interval contains:
- a CDS encoding AAA family ATPase: MNNGFFGNDFDSIFRRMMQDMQNADGNKKYYINGREVSPEQLQQIQQQQQAQGGQPVQGTQPGQPGQAGGGQGGDDYLEKIGRNLTQEAKDGLLDPVIGRDKEIQDTAEVLSRRNKNNPILVGEAGVGKSAIVEGLAQAIVKGNVPAAIKDKEIIAVDISSLEAGTQYRGAFEENIQNLINNVKERKNVILFFDEIHQIIGSGSTGGDSGSKGLSDIIKPALGRGEISLIGATTQDEYRNNILKDPALARRFNEVLVKEPSAKDTEEILKGVRETFEKHHNVKLPDEVLKACVDLSIQYIPQRLLPDKALDILDITAAHLAAKNPVVDKVEVEKQIKELEDKKSKAVSEEAYTDADKYQKEIKELQDSLESGGGEATTASVQDVAATVERITGIPVSQMDDNDIARLKNISKRLKDKIIGQDKAVEMVSRAIRRNRAGFDEGNRPIGSFLFVGPTGVGKTELAKQLSIDLFGNKEALIKLDMSEYMDRTAVSKLIGTSAGYVGYEDNSNTLTEKVRRNPYSVILFDEIEKANPQILTLLLQVMDDGNLTDGQGNVVNFKNTIIICTSNAGFGDESEKEREDLMEDLKKFFRPEFLNRFNGIVEFTHLDKDALQDIINLLLDDVQDTLEKKGITLEVSQDAKDWLIDQGYDEELGARPLRRVVEREVRDRITDYYLENTDVKDVKVTLEDDNILINGEKVDSL, encoded by the coding sequence ATGAATAACGGATTTTTCGGAAATGATTTTGACTCAATTTTCAGAAGAATGATGCAAGATATGCAAAACGCAGATGGAAACAAAAAATATTATATTAACGGACGTGAAGTATCACCTGAGCAATTGCAACAAATTCAACAGCAACAACAAGCTCAAGGCGGACAACCAGTCCAAGGCACTCAACCTGGTCAACCAGGACAAGCTGGAGGCGGCCAAGGCGGCGATGACTACTTAGAAAAAATCGGTCGTAATTTAACACAAGAAGCAAAAGACGGATTATTAGATCCAGTAATCGGCCGTGACAAAGAAATTCAAGATACTGCAGAAGTATTAAGTCGTAGAAATAAAAATAACCCAATTTTAGTTGGGGAAGCTGGTGTAGGTAAATCAGCAATTGTAGAAGGCTTAGCACAAGCGATTGTAAAAGGTAATGTACCAGCTGCAATCAAAGACAAAGAAATCATCGCAGTTGATATTTCTTCATTAGAAGCAGGTACACAATATCGTGGTGCATTTGAAGAAAATATCCAAAACTTAATCAACAATGTCAAAGAAAGAAAAAATGTTATCTTGTTCTTTGACGAAATTCACCAAATTATCGGATCTGGTTCAACTGGCGGAGATTCAGGAAGCAAAGGCTTGTCTGATATTATTAAACCAGCATTAGGTCGTGGAGAAATTTCATTAATCGGTGCTACTACTCAAGATGAATACCGTAATAATATCTTAAAAGATCCGGCTTTAGCACGTCGTTTCAACGAGGTATTAGTAAAAGAACCTTCAGCTAAAGATACTGAAGAAATCTTAAAAGGTGTTCGTGAAACATTTGAAAAACACCATAATGTGAAATTACCTGATGAAGTCTTAAAAGCTTGTGTAGACTTATCTATTCAATATATCCCACAACGTTTATTGCCAGATAAAGCTTTAGACATTTTGGATATTACAGCTGCACACTTAGCTGCTAAAAATCCAGTAGTTGATAAAGTGGAAGTTGAAAAACAAATTAAAGAACTAGAAGATAAAAAATCTAAAGCAGTTAGCGAAGAAGCTTATACAGATGCAGATAAATATCAAAAAGAAATCAAAGAATTACAAGACAGCTTAGAATCTGGCGGCGGTGAAGCTACAACTGCATCAGTACAAGATGTAGCTGCTACTGTAGAACGTATTACTGGTATTCCAGTATCTCAAATGGACGATAATGATATCGCTCGTTTGAAAAACATTTCAAAACGCTTAAAAGACAAAATTATCGGTCAAGACAAAGCAGTTGAAATGGTATCACGTGCTATTCGTCGTAATCGTGCTGGATTTGATGAAGGCAACAGACCAATCGGAAGCTTCTTATTCGTAGGTCCTACTGGTGTAGGTAAAACAGAATTAGCTAAACAATTGTCTATCGATTTATTCGGTAATAAAGAAGCTTTAATCAAATTAGATATGAGTGAATATATGGATCGTACAGCTGTATCTAAATTAATCGGTACAAGTGCTGGTTATGTCGGTTATGAAGATAACTCAAATACTTTAACTGAAAAAGTAAGACGTAATCCTTATTCAGTTATCTTATTCGATGAAATCGAAAAAGCTAACCCTCAAATCTTAACTTTATTATTACAAGTTATGGATGACGGTAACTTAACTGATGGTCAAGGTAATGTAGTTAACTTCAAAAACACTATTATCATCTGTACTTCAAACGCAGGTTTCGGTGATGAAAGTGAAAAAGAACGTGAAGACTTAATGGAAGACCTTAAAAAATTCTTCCGTCCAGAATTCCTTAACCGTTTCAATGGTATCGTAGAATTCACTCACTTAGACAAAGATGCATTACAAGACATTATCAACTTATTACTTGATGATGTTCAAGATACACTTGAGAAAAAAGGTATTACTCTAGAAGTCAGCCAAGATGCAAAAGATTGGTTAATTGACCAAGGTTACGATGAAGAACTGGGTGCTCGTCCATTACGTCGAGTTGTTGAAAGAGAAGTACGTGACCGTATCACTGACTACTATCTAGAAAACACTGATGTAAAAGATGTGAAAGTCACATTAGAAGATGACAACATCTTAATCAATGGTGAAAAAGTAGATTCATTATAA
- a CDS encoding SA1002 family membrane protein, whose amino-acid sequence MFILNIIIVLILFLLTGFLSGRYQDKYLFAKSFLLSIGMVISGFISLLVSGFIVYWLLIRLLGDRSSIFVLGIIIILFAGIMNYFVVHQLVKWNGYNEMLVAILEYYIQWTTIFFTLYQFLTSSPQNLKSIAKLEISTHTLDLNLLNIIILPVLLISWIALAMVRLYIKDHKWAEEESEEEDEKNKEDDTISDNENSDKQSN is encoded by the coding sequence ATGTTCATTTTAAATATTATTATCGTCCTCATTCTTTTTTTATTAACAGGATTTTTATCAGGACGATATCAGGATAAATATCTCTTTGCGAAATCTTTTTTACTCAGTATCGGTATGGTGATTTCAGGGTTTATTTCGTTATTGGTTTCTGGGTTTATTGTGTATTGGCTGTTGATTCGGTTGCTAGGAGACCGCAGCAGTATTTTTGTTCTCGGCATTATCATTATATTATTTGCAGGTATCATGAATTATTTTGTTGTACATCAACTTGTAAAATGGAATGGTTATAATGAGATGCTTGTTGCTATTTTAGAGTACTACATACAATGGACAACTATCTTTTTCACGCTCTATCAATTCTTAACATCCAGCCCCCAAAATCTTAAAAGTATCGCTAAACTAGAAATATCAACACATACATTAGATCTGAATTTATTGAATATCATCATTTTGCCTGTCTTGCTGATCAGTTGGATTGCGCTTGCGATGGTCCGTTTATATATCAAAGACCACAAATGGGCAGAAGAAGAAAGTGAAGAAGAAGATGAGAAAAATAAAGAGGATGACACAATTTCTGACAATGAAAACTCTGATAAGCAGAGTAATTGA
- a CDS encoding FMN-binding negative transcriptional regulator → MYIPKHYQEHDIDKIKQFIDTHPFATIISNDKNHRPLATHLPLMILHNTTRFIITGHFAKGNEQWKSIESNEEVLLIFQGPDAYISSTWYSDEDVPTWDYQSVQLYGKPYLLSEDEVKQDLINLLKRFEKKDGARWENMSDDTLKQIHGVVGFRIEVTEIHAANKLSQNRTAADYENIIQHLSKENPEIVEAMKKERKDK, encoded by the coding sequence ATGTATATTCCTAAACATTACCAAGAACATGATATAGATAAAATTAAACAATTCATTGATACACATCCATTCGCTACCATTATTTCAAACGATAAAAACCACAGACCTTTGGCGACACATTTACCTTTAATGATTTTGCATAATACAACTCGTTTTATTATCACCGGTCATTTTGCTAAAGGAAATGAGCAATGGAAATCAATAGAAAGCAATGAAGAAGTACTCTTAATATTTCAAGGACCAGATGCGTACATCTCTTCAACTTGGTATAGTGATGAAGATGTTCCGACTTGGGATTATCAAAGTGTTCAGCTATATGGCAAACCCTATTTATTAAGCGAAGATGAAGTTAAGCAAGATTTGATTAACTTATTAAAGCGATTTGAAAAGAAAGATGGTGCACGGTGGGAAAACATGTCTGATGATACATTGAAACAAATTCATGGGGTAGTAGGTTTTCGTATTGAAGTAACTGAAATACATGCTGCTAATAAACTCAGTCAAAACCGCACTGCTGCTGATTATGAAAATATCATTCAACATTTGTCCAAAGAAAACCCTGAGATTGTTGAAGCCATGAAAAAAGAAAGAAAAGACAAATGA
- a CDS encoding GntR family transcriptional regulator — protein sequence MGENYPKHWMEGMTTGEKVAAELRLQIVEGSIKADACLTENQVAKQFNVSRSPVRDAFKLLKQDQLICLERMGADVLHFGEEERREIYDLRIMMESFAFAKIKSNERVRLAKEMRKHLEMMKVAVQFQDAEAYTEHDIKFHEVLIYATQHRYLLSSWDNLKPLMLCLILLSMRKRMREEPEDFERIHHNHEVYAEAVEQNSVSQLKEAFHLNFDDVGDNIAGLFYR from the coding sequence ATGGGAGAAAATTATCCGAAACATTGGATGGAAGGTATGACGACAGGTGAGAAAGTTGCGGCTGAGTTACGTTTGCAAATTGTAGAAGGCAGTATTAAAGCGGATGCTTGCTTAACTGAAAATCAAGTTGCTAAGCAATTCAATGTCAGCCGTTCTCCTGTTCGTGATGCTTTTAAATTATTGAAACAAGATCAATTAATTTGTCTAGAACGTATGGGCGCAGATGTACTCCATTTTGGAGAAGAAGAGCGCCGTGAGATATATGATTTGCGCATTATGATGGAGTCTTTTGCTTTTGCGAAAATTAAAAGCAATGAAAGAGTACGTTTAGCAAAAGAAATGCGCAAACACTTAGAAATGATGAAAGTGGCGGTGCAATTTCAAGATGCTGAAGCTTATACAGAACACGATATCAAATTTCATGAAGTATTGATTTATGCAACGCAGCACCGCTATCTGCTTAGCAGCTGGGATAATTTAAAGCCATTGATGCTTTGTTTAATACTGTTATCTATGAGAAAAAGAATGCGTGAAGAACCGGAAGATTTCGAACGTATTCATCATAACCATGAAGTATATGCAGAAGCGGTAGAACAAAATAGTGTCTCTCAGTTAAAAGAAGCGTTCCATTTAAATTTTGATGATGTTGGAGATAATATTGCAGGTTTGTTTTATAGATGA
- the gntK gene encoding gluconokinase, whose amino-acid sequence MKYMIGVDVGTTSTKSVLYDENGNFLRKHNIGYDMNTPDVDTSEENPDEIFDAVLMTIKAVIREERVAADDIKLISFSAQMHSLIAMDNEQNPITESITWADNRASRYADIIRDEHQGHEIYKRTGTPIHPMSPLSKIFWMKHEKPEVYSNAKKYIDIKGYILYQLYGKYVMDYSIGSATGMMNLESLSWDNDVLKLLGITKEQLPELVPTTHIMTGMKHRYSNLLGINPDTPIIVGASDGVLSNLGVNSYKKGEVAVTIGTSGAIRTVIDHPRTDEKGRIFCYVLTEDQYVIGGPVNNGGIILRWLRDELLASEVETAKRLGVDPYDVLTKIASRVEPGSKGLIFHPYLAGERAPLWNANARGSYFGLTLAHKKEHMIRAALEGVLYNLYTVYLALIEVMGETPTAIKATGGFAKSEVWRQMMADIFATDVIVPESYESSCLGACVLGLKALGEIDDFSIIEEMVGTTHAHEPNQKAVEMYQQLISIFIDLSRSLESQYAKIADFQRHHL is encoded by the coding sequence ATGAAGTATATGATTGGGGTCGATGTCGGAACAACAAGTACAAAATCAGTTTTGTATGATGAAAATGGGAATTTCTTGCGTAAGCACAATATTGGTTATGACATGAACACACCAGATGTCGACACTTCTGAAGAAAACCCAGATGAAATTTTTGATGCGGTTTTAATGACAATCAAAGCAGTAATTCGTGAAGAGAGAGTAGCAGCAGATGATATTAAATTGATTTCATTCAGTGCACAAATGCACAGTTTGATTGCAATGGACAACGAACAAAACCCTATTACTGAAAGTATTACATGGGCAGACAATCGAGCTAGTCGCTATGCAGATATAATTCGCGATGAACATCAAGGACATGAAATATATAAACGTACAGGTACACCCATTCATCCGATGTCGCCATTATCGAAAATATTTTGGATGAAACATGAAAAGCCGGAAGTTTATAGTAATGCGAAAAAATATATCGATATAAAAGGTTATATTTTATATCAACTTTATGGTAAATACGTCATGGATTATTCTATTGGATCAGCTACAGGAATGATGAATTTAGAATCATTAAGCTGGGATAATGATGTATTAAAGCTTTTAGGAATTACAAAAGAACAGTTACCTGAATTAGTACCAACAACTCATATTATGACTGGTATGAAACATCGTTATTCTAACTTGCTAGGTATTAATCCAGACACACCTATTATTGTAGGTGCAAGCGATGGTGTTTTATCTAATCTTGGCGTGAATAGTTATAAAAAAGGGGAAGTAGCAGTAACAATCGGTACTTCTGGCGCTATCAGAACAGTCATCGATCATCCGCGCACAGACGAAAAAGGACGCATCTTTTGTTATGTCTTAACAGAAGACCAATATGTGATTGGAGGACCGGTTAATAACGGCGGCATCATTTTAAGATGGTTGCGCGATGAACTATTAGCAAGTGAGGTAGAAACTGCGAAACGTTTAGGCGTAGATCCTTATGATGTTTTAACAAAAATTGCCAGCCGAGTTGAACCTGGTTCAAAAGGATTGATTTTCCATCCATATTTAGCTGGAGAAAGAGCACCTTTATGGAATGCGAATGCGCGTGGTTCATACTTCGGATTAACACTCGCTCATAAAAAAGAACATATGATACGTGCGGCACTTGAAGGCGTATTATATAACCTGTATACCGTTTATCTTGCTTTAATAGAAGTAATGGGGGAAACACCTACTGCAATTAAAGCAACTGGGGGATTTGCGAAAAGTGAAGTATGGCGTCAAATGATGGCAGATATCTTTGCGACAGATGTTATAGTACCTGAAAGTTATGAAAGTTCATGCTTAGGAGCATGTGTACTTGGTTTGAAAGCACTTGGGGAAATCGATGATTTTTCAATCATTGAAGAAATGGTCGGTACAACACATGCACATGAACCAAACCAAAAAGCTGTAGAAATGTATCAGCAATTAATTAGTATCTTTATCGATTTAAGTCGTTCTCTTGAAAGTCAATACGCTAAGATTGCAGACTTCCAGCGTCATCATTTATAA
- a CDS encoding gluconate:H+ symporter, producing MFGEIWPLITVVIGILILLALIILLKLNTFIALIITSMITAVLLGMPLDKVVETVEKGMGSTLGHIAIIFGLGAILGKLLSDGGGATRIADTLINKFGEKNVQWAMVIAAFVIGIALFFEVGLVLLIPLVFTLAKRTKVSPLKIGLPMITALSVTHGFLPPHPGPVVIAKELHANLGQVLMFGIIIAIPVTIIAGPLFGRIAPKLTPTAYTREGDISSLGAQREFKPSEMPSFGISVLTATLPVILMLIATIVQLATGSVDGGKNIIEKIIYFIGTADTAMLIAVLFAMFTMGVKQGRKNKEIMTSVTEAIYPIGMMILIIGGGGTFKQVLIDGGVGDTIAKMFEGSTMSPILLAWIVAAVLRLALGSATVAAISTTGIVLPLLQASDVNVALVVLAIGAGSVVCSHVNDAGFWMFKEYFGLTVKETFLTWSLLETIISVSGIIFILFISLFV from the coding sequence ATGTTTGGAGAAATATGGCCGCTGATTACAGTGGTAATCGGTATTTTAATCTTATTAGCACTGATTATATTATTGAAATTAAATACGTTTATTGCATTGATTATTACATCAATGATAACTGCAGTTTTACTTGGAATGCCATTAGATAAAGTTGTAGAAACCGTTGAAAAAGGAATGGGAAGTACACTCGGTCACATCGCGATTATTTTTGGTTTAGGGGCTATCTTAGGTAAGTTACTTTCAGATGGCGGCGGTGCGACACGTATCGCTGATACATTGATTAATAAATTCGGAGAAAAAAATGTGCAATGGGCTATGGTTATTGCAGCATTTGTAATCGGTATTGCCTTATTCTTCGAAGTAGGATTGGTATTATTAATTCCGCTTGTATTTACACTTGCAAAACGTACTAAAGTATCACCGCTTAAAATTGGCTTGCCAATGATTACAGCGTTATCTGTAACACACGGCTTTTTACCACCGCACCCTGGTCCAGTAGTAATTGCTAAAGAGTTACATGCTAATTTAGGACAAGTATTAATGTTTGGTATTATTATTGCGATTCCAGTTACAATTATTGCTGGTCCATTATTCGGCAGAATTGCACCGAAGTTAACACCGACAGCTTATACACGTGAAGGTGACATTTCATCATTAGGTGCACAAAGAGAATTTAAACCTTCTGAAATGCCAAGTTTCGGTATTAGTGTTTTAACAGCGACATTGCCTGTTATTTTAATGTTGATTGCGACAATTGTACAACTCGCAACAGGTTCTGTTGATGGTGGAAAAAATATTATTGAAAAAATAATTTACTTCATCGGAACAGCAGATACAGCTATGTTAATTGCGGTATTATTCGCAATGTTTACGATGGGTGTCAAACAAGGACGTAAAAATAAAGAAATTATGACCTCAGTTACAGAAGCAATCTATCCAATCGGTATGATGATCTTGATTATCGGTGGCGGTGGTACTTTTAAACAAGTACTTATCGACGGCGGTGTTGGTGATACGATTGCGAAAATGTTCGAAGGTTCTACAATGTCTCCAATATTACTAGCATGGATTGTTGCAGCAGTATTGAGATTAGCACTTGGTTCTGCAACCGTTGCAGCGATTTCTACAACAGGTATCGTTTTACCATTGCTTCAAGCTAGCGATGTAAATGTAGCGCTCGTAGTGCTTGCTATCGGTGCAGGTAGCGTTGTTTGTTCTCATGTTAATGATGCAGGTTTCTGGATGTTTAAAGAATACTTTGGTTTAACAGTTAAAGAAACATTTTTAACTTGGTCACTGTTAGAAACTATTATTTCAGTTTCAGGTATTATCTTTATTCTATTTATCAGTTTATTTGTATAA